A single Pseudodesulfovibrio aespoeensis Aspo-2 DNA region contains:
- the glgP gene encoding alpha-glucan family phosphorylase: MESSWLFEVSWEVCNKVGGIHTVISSKAAEAMAAFDGRYVAIGPLLDRNPGFDPCDPPEEFAATLERLKQHNIPTSVGQWDIPGRPWVLLVDFQGAFPTHDKLLFQLWNDFGVDSMTGGWDYIEPLVFSTTAAMVIKEIHDDVEGVSEVFAHFHEWMSGAGVLYLKKQAPAVATLLTTHATMLGRAMSGSGVDIYERLEEIEPSQEAKAYGVAAKHSMESVAAREADCFATVSDITRREASNLLGTNPAVVTFNGFNLEGFAEPVAVEKTRKTARNRLIDLASRFLERDLKPDKTLLVATSGRYEFHNKGIDLLIESLAQVDGELAKADSDMTVVTFLLVTCGYAGFSEEARKRLKDEHYSIEKYGGIATHHLGDSDRDSIVLKCREMKLNNEPANRCCVIFIPVYLDGNDGILNLEYYDALAGMDLTVFPSFYEPWGYTPMESAAFYVPTITADRAGFGQWVMERHPGGHPGVMVLNRLRDNFRTAAGKLAKTLLDFTRWSPEERAFRRGEARRIAEEATWKNFYPLYIEAYELAAGIRTERVAGVQRMAMAPGKLFSFTGVNTTQPRLKSFSVITDLPDNLARLRDLASNLWWVWHRDAQEIFEGIDAQRWQQCGHNPVEFLNALDPERIAHVADDAAFMGRVKEVLARFDAYMAESGKADHGGITWSNPISYFSMEFGLHESIPIYSGGLGLLAGDHIKSASDLNLPFIGVSLLYKNGYFHQRINGNGEQVVEYHENNFASMPIIPLQNGDSDRVLVTVDLPGRPIYAQVWEVRVGRAKLYLLDTDVPENSRTDRDIAAKLYEPSSKGRIEQEILLGVGGVRMFKTLGITPCLYHLNEGHSAFLLFERIRQLMRLEGVDFATAKEIVRGSTCFTMHTPVPAGNERFERSLVENYFRGYAAEMDVPWDALWNLGHMYAEEADHLNMTVLALQLSYVRNGVSKLHGEVSRRMWMDLWRGFLFSEVPVGHITNGVHITTWLDERLRRDIEETCNISVHSALSDDIDWAGLDDIDDRRLWDTHIALKHRLYDEIRRSISNQWAREGEPPNRLRTFLDTLNPDHLTLCFARRFTAYKRPTLLFHNLNKVKELFRNPEKPINIIFAGKAHPADTIGSSFINLICRLAKQDDFLGRVIFLESYDIRLARLLVSGSDVWLNNPTRLMEASGTSGMKAALNGVPNCSILDGWWDEAFDTKNGWAVGQGLVYETQVNQDIVDADNLYAVLETEVVPEFYDRGDGVPHGWIKRMKESMKTAFKQYGTHRMVRDYISDMYLPTLALAARRNKNKYALAKDVGTWQRRIPGRFSTVNIKEIRVEGIHGDVFMLGNTLRISAKVDKGQLLQEEMLVELIVASPGEDTVLDCKPLKLKHTEGNNLEFRVEYTPASSGTCRYGIRVIPVHPGLGTKYETRLIRWS; this comes from the coding sequence ATGGAATCCAGTTGGCTGTTCGAAGTATCGTGGGAAGTATGCAACAAGGTGGGCGGCATCCATACCGTCATCAGCAGCAAGGCAGCCGAAGCCATGGCCGCCTTTGATGGCCGCTACGTGGCCATCGGCCCCCTGCTCGACCGCAATCCGGGGTTCGACCCCTGCGACCCGCCCGAGGAATTCGCCGCCACTCTGGAGCGGCTCAAGCAGCACAACATCCCCACCAGCGTGGGCCAGTGGGACATCCCCGGCAGGCCGTGGGTTCTGCTCGTCGATTTCCAGGGGGCCTTCCCGACCCACGACAAGCTCCTTTTCCAACTGTGGAACGACTTTGGCGTGGACTCCATGACCGGCGGCTGGGACTACATCGAGCCGCTGGTCTTCAGCACCACCGCGGCCATGGTCATCAAGGAGATTCATGACGACGTGGAGGGCGTGTCCGAGGTCTTTGCCCATTTCCACGAATGGATGTCCGGCGCGGGCGTACTCTACCTCAAGAAACAGGCGCCCGCCGTGGCCACCCTGCTGACCACCCACGCCACCATGCTTGGCCGGGCCATGTCCGGCTCCGGGGTGGACATCTACGAGCGGCTGGAGGAGATCGAGCCGTCCCAGGAGGCCAAGGCATACGGGGTGGCGGCCAAGCACTCCATGGAGTCCGTGGCCGCGCGCGAGGCAGACTGCTTTGCCACCGTGTCAGACATCACCCGGCGCGAGGCGTCCAACCTGCTGGGCACCAACCCGGCTGTGGTCACCTTCAACGGCTTCAACCTCGAAGGCTTTGCCGAGCCTGTGGCAGTGGAAAAAACGCGCAAGACCGCCCGCAACCGGCTCATCGACCTCGCCTCCCGCTTTCTGGAGCGCGACCTGAAGCCGGACAAGACCCTGCTGGTGGCCACCAGCGGCAGATACGAGTTCCACAACAAGGGCATCGACCTGCTCATCGAGAGCCTGGCCCAAGTGGACGGAGAGCTGGCCAAGGCAGACTCGGACATGACCGTGGTCACCTTCCTGCTGGTCACCTGCGGCTACGCGGGCTTCAGCGAGGAGGCGCGCAAGCGGCTCAAGGACGAGCACTACAGCATCGAGAAATACGGCGGCATCGCCACCCACCATCTCGGCGACTCGGACCGCGACTCCATCGTGCTCAAATGCCGCGAGATGAAGCTGAACAATGAGCCTGCCAACCGCTGCTGCGTCATCTTCATTCCGGTCTACCTCGACGGCAACGACGGCATCCTCAACCTGGAATACTACGACGCCCTGGCGGGCATGGACCTGACCGTTTTCCCCTCCTTCTACGAGCCGTGGGGCTACACCCCCATGGAGAGCGCGGCCTTTTACGTGCCCACCATCACGGCGGACCGGGCCGGTTTCGGCCAGTGGGTCATGGAGCGGCACCCTGGCGGGCACCCCGGCGTCATGGTCCTCAACCGGCTCCGGGACAACTTCCGCACCGCCGCAGGCAAGCTGGCCAAGACCCTGCTCGACTTCACCCGCTGGTCGCCCGAGGAGCGCGCCTTTCGCCGCGGCGAGGCCCGGCGCATCGCCGAAGAGGCCACCTGGAAGAACTTCTATCCCCTCTACATCGAGGCCTATGAACTGGCCGCGGGCATCCGCACCGAGCGGGTGGCGGGCGTGCAACGCATGGCCATGGCCCCGGGCAAACTGTTCAGCTTCACCGGCGTCAACACCACCCAGCCCAGGCTCAAGTCCTTCTCGGTCATCACCGACCTGCCGGACAACCTGGCCAGATTGCGCGACCTGGCCTCCAACCTCTGGTGGGTCTGGCACCGCGACGCCCAGGAGATATTCGAGGGCATCGACGCCCAGCGGTGGCAGCAATGCGGCCACAACCCGGTGGAATTCCTGAACGCACTGGACCCGGAGCGCATTGCCCATGTGGCGGACGACGCGGCCTTCATGGGCCGCGTCAAGGAGGTACTCGCCCGCTTCGACGCCTACATGGCCGAGAGCGGCAAGGCGGATCACGGAGGCATTACCTGGAGCAACCCCATCTCCTACTTCTCCATGGAATTCGGCCTGCACGAGTCCATCCCCATCTACTCCGGCGGCCTGGGCCTCCTGGCTGGCGACCACATCAAGTCGGCCAGCGACCTCAACCTGCCCTTTATCGGCGTCTCGCTGCTCTACAAGAACGGCTACTTTCACCAGCGCATCAACGGCAACGGCGAGCAGGTGGTCGAGTACCACGAGAACAACTTCGCCTCCATGCCCATCATCCCGCTGCAAAACGGCGACTCGGACCGCGTCCTGGTGACCGTGGACCTGCCGGGCCGCCCCATTTACGCCCAGGTCTGGGAGGTGCGCGTGGGCCGGGCCAAGCTCTATCTGCTCGACACCGACGTGCCCGAGAACTCCCGCACCGACCGCGACATCGCGGCCAAGCTCTACGAACCGTCGTCCAAGGGACGCATCGAGCAGGAGATCCTGCTCGGCGTGGGCGGCGTGCGCATGTTCAAGACCCTGGGCATCACCCCCTGCCTCTACCACCTCAACGAGGGCCACTCGGCCTTCCTGCTCTTCGAGCGCATCCGGCAGCTCATGCGCCTTGAGGGCGTTGATTTCGCAACGGCCAAGGAGATCGTGCGCGGGTCCACCTGCTTCACCATGCACACCCCGGTCCCGGCGGGCAACGAGCGGTTCGAGCGCTCCCTGGTGGAGAACTACTTCCGCGGCTACGCCGCCGAGATGGACGTGCCCTGGGACGCCCTGTGGAACCTCGGCCACATGTACGCCGAGGAGGCGGACCACCTGAACATGACCGTACTTGCCCTCCAGCTCTCCTACGTCAGAAACGGCGTCAGCAAGCTGCACGGCGAGGTCTCCCGGCGCATGTGGATGGACCTGTGGCGGGGCTTCCTGTTCAGCGAGGTGCCAGTGGGCCACATCACCAACGGCGTGCACATCACCACCTGGCTCGACGAACGGCTCAGGCGCGACATTGAGGAGACCTGCAACATCTCGGTCCACTCGGCCCTTTCCGACGACATCGACTGGGCCGGGCTGGACGACATCGACGACCGCCGCCTGTGGGACACCCACATCGCCCTCAAGCACCGGCTCTACGACGAGATCCGCCGCTCCATCTCCAACCAGTGGGCGCGCGAAGGCGAGCCGCCAAACCGGCTGCGCACCTTCCTCGACACCCTCAACCCGGACCACCTGACCCTGTGCTTCGCCCGGCGGTTCACGGCCTACAAGCGGCCCACGCTGCTGTTTCACAACCTGAACAAGGTCAAGGAACTGTTCCGCAACCCCGAAAAACCCATCAACATCATCTTCGCGGGCAAGGCACACCCGGCAGACACCATCGGCTCGAGCTTCATCAACCTCATCTGCCGGCTGGCCAAGCAGGACGACTTCCTTGGCCGGGTCATCTTCCTTGAGAGCTACGACATCCGGCTGGCCCGCCTGCTCGTCTCCGGCTCTGACGTGTGGCTGAACAACCCCACCCGGCTGATGGAGGCCAGCGGCACCAGCGGCATGAAGGCCGCCCTCAACGGCGTGCCCAACTGCAGCATCCTCGACGGCTGGTGGGACGAGGCCTTTGACACCAAAAACGGCTGGGCCGTGGGCCAGGGGCTGGTCTATGAGACCCAGGTCAACCAGGACATCGTGGACGCCGACAACCTCTACGCCGTGCTCGAAACCGAAGTGGTGCCGGAGTTTTACGACCGGGGCGACGGCGTGCCCCACGGCTGGATCAAACGGATGAAGGAATCCATGAAGACCGCCTTCAAGCAGTACGGCACCCACCGCATGGTCCGCGACTACATCAGCGACATGTACCTGCCCACCCTGGCCCTGGCTGCGCGGCGCAACAAGAACAAGTACGCCCTGGCCAAGGACGTGGGCACGTGGCAGCGGCGCATCCCGGGCCGCTTCTCCACGGTCAACATCAAGGAGATCCGGGTGGAGGGCATCCACGGCGACGTGTTCATGCTCGGCAACACCCTGCGGATATCGGCCAAGGTGGACAAGGGGCAATTGCTCCAGGAGGAGATGCTGGTGGAACTGATCGTGGCCAGCCCAGGCGAGGATACGGTCCTCGACTGCAAGCCGCTCAAGCTCAAGCACACCGAGGGCAACAACCTGGAGTTCCGGGTCGAGTACACCCCGGCCTCGTCCGGCACCTGCCGCTACGGCATCCGGGTCATCCCGGTCCATCCGGGCCTTGGCACCAAGTACGAGACCCGCCTGATCCGATGGAGCTGA
- a CDS encoding sigma-54 dependent transcriptional regulator — translation MRKYMIATPDNAAHDTLETILAPSGEGETFSDMAALRSALATRPVDVLFVDYGLLTEGGLSHRDGISAVWQGHQDVEIVILVQPDEIRRAVDAVKSGASDYLTYPVNAAEVQLVLERLDKNLILTTELDYLRDQFWNEEALRVVRTNSPAMREAFAKVRQMAGTKTTVLLTGETGTGKSLIAKLIHSHSVRRDAPFVSVHCGAIPDTLIESELFGHEKGAFTGAAKRKIGKFGLAEGGTMFLDEVGTISQPMQVKLLSVLQDKTIQRVGCDQDIPVDVRIIAATNDSLRDMCEKGFFRKDLYYRLNVFPIEIPPLRERKSDIFSFAEVFIRHFSSQLGKSIKGLHPKTLDAFQRYSWPGNVRELENLIERACILERSELITPDSIPQDLFAPGHGPVTGRTDISIPLGRARQNVVDAFERSYLAELLEATHGRIKDAAQWAGITPRQLHKLMSRHGLQRRDFRTQGKKVN, via the coding sequence ATGCGCAAATACATGATCGCCACCCCGGACAACGCGGCCCACGACACCCTGGAGACGATCCTTGCCCCCTCGGGCGAGGGCGAGACCTTCTCGGACATGGCCGCCCTGCGCTCGGCCCTGGCCACCCGCCCGGTGGACGTGCTGTTCGTGGATTATGGCCTGCTGACCGAGGGCGGATTGTCCCACCGCGACGGCATCAGCGCGGTCTGGCAGGGCCACCAGGACGTGGAGATCGTCATCCTGGTCCAGCCCGACGAAATCCGCCGCGCCGTGGACGCCGTCAAATCCGGCGCGTCCGACTATCTGACCTATCCGGTCAACGCCGCCGAGGTGCAACTGGTTCTGGAGCGGCTGGACAAGAACCTCATCCTGACCACCGAGCTGGACTACCTCAGGGACCAGTTCTGGAACGAGGAAGCCCTGCGCGTGGTCAGGACCAACAGCCCGGCCATGCGCGAGGCGTTCGCCAAGGTCCGCCAGATGGCCGGGACCAAGACCACGGTGCTGCTCACCGGCGAGACCGGCACGGGCAAAAGCCTCATCGCCAAGCTCATCCACTCCCACAGCGTGCGGCGCGACGCCCCGTTCGTCAGCGTCCACTGCGGAGCCATCCCGGACACCCTGATCGAGAGCGAGCTGTTCGGCCACGAAAAGGGCGCCTTCACCGGCGCGGCCAAGCGCAAGATAGGCAAGTTCGGCCTGGCCGAGGGCGGCACCATGTTCCTCGACGAGGTGGGCACCATCTCCCAGCCCATGCAGGTCAAGCTTTTAAGCGTGCTCCAGGACAAGACCATCCAGCGCGTGGGCTGCGACCAGGACATCCCGGTGGACGTGCGCATCATCGCGGCCACCAACGACTCGTTGCGCGACATGTGCGAGAAGGGATTCTTCCGCAAAGACCTCTACTACCGGCTCAACGTCTTTCCCATTGAGATACCGCCGCTGCGAGAGCGCAAGAGCGACATCTTCTCCTTTGCCGAGGTCTTCATCCGCCACTTCAGCAGCCAGCTGGGCAAGAGCATCAAGGGGCTGCACCCCAAGACGCTGGACGCCTTCCAGCGCTACTCCTGGCCCGGCAACGTGCGCGAGCTTGAAAATCTCATCGAGCGCGCCTGCATCCTTGAGCGGAGCGAGCTGATCACGCCCGACAGCATCCCCCAGGATCTCTTTGCCCCTGGTCACGGCCCGGTCACGGGGCGCACCGACATCTCCATCCCCCTGGGCCGGGCGAGACAGAACGTGGTGGACGCCTTTGAGCGCAGCTACCTGGCCGAACTGCTCGAAGCCACCCACGGCAGGATCAAGGACGCCGCCCAATGGGCCGGAATCACCCCGCGTCAGTTGCATAAGCTCATGTCCCGCCATGGGTTGCAGCGCCGGGACTTCCGCACCCAGGGCAAAAAGGTGAACTGA